The Streptomyces sp. NBC_00435 nucleotide sequence CGTACGCCGCCGAGATCGTCCGGGCCGGCGTGCTCTCGGTGGACCAGGGGCAGCACGAGGCGGCCGCGGCCCTGGGCCTGCCACGGCGCTACCAGTTCGCCCGGATCGTCTTCCCCCAGGCGCTCCGCTCGATCGTCCCCTCGTACGTCAACCAGCTGATCGGCCTGCTCAAGGCCACCTCGCTGGTCTTCTACGTGTCGCTGCTCGACCTGTTCGGCTCGGTGCAGAGCCTGGGCAGCACCTATCCCGGTGACGTGGTGCCGCTGCTGCTGGTGGCGACCGTCTGGTACGTGCTCCTCACCAGCCTGGTCTCCGTCGTGCAGTTCTACGTCGAGCGGTACTACGCCCGCGGGGCGCTGCGCACGGTCCCGTCCACTCCCCTCCAGCGGGCCGGGGCGGGCCTGCGCGACCTGCGGATCCGCTTCCGGAAGGAGACGGCCCGATGACCGGGACGACCGACGCCGTCCGCACCGCGGCCGCACCGCCCGCCGCCATCGAGGTGCACGGCGTGCACAAGTGGTACGGCGGCCGGGCGGTCCTCGCCGGAGTGAGCCTGACCGTCGCTCCCGGCACGGTCACCGTGATCCTGGGCCGCTCCGGCTCCGGCAAGTCCACCCTGCTGCGGGTGCTCAACCACCTGGAGAAGCCCGAGTCCGGCCACGTCAGCGTCGGCGGCGAGCTGATCGGCGTCCAGCGGCACGGGGGCCGGCTCAAGGAACTGGGGGAACGGGCGATCCTCGCCCAGCGCGGCCGGATCGGCTTCGTCTTCCAGAACTTCAACCTCTTCCCGCACCTGACGGTGCTGGACAACGTCGCCGCCGCCCCGGTCGCCACCGGCAGGCTGCCCCGGCCGCAGGCGCAGGCGCTGGCGCGCGAGCTGCTGCAGCGCGTCGGGCTCGGGGACCGCACCGGCGCCTACCCGCGGCAGCTGTCCGGAGGGCAGCAGCAGCGGGTGGCCATCGCCCGGGCGCTGGCCCTGCGGCCGGGGGTCATCCTCTTCGACGAACCGACCTCCGCACTCGACCCCGAACTGGTCGGCGAGGTGCTGTCCGTCATCAAGGACCTGGCCACCGGGGGCACCACCCTCGTGATCGTGACCCACGAGATCGGCTTCGCCCGCGAGGTGGCCGACGAGGTCGTCTTCCTCCACGAGGGCCGCATCGTCGAACAGGGCCCGCCCGGTCAGGTGCTGGACCATCCCGCGCACCCGCGGACCCGGGAGTTCCTCAGCAAGGTGCTCTGAACTCCCGGACGGATCCCCTCGCCCGCCCTCTTCACCCGAAGACCCGTAGACCCGTAGACCCGAACGCCCGAAGCTCTCGAAAGCACTTCGAAAAGGAACCCCATGCAGCGCCAGTCCACCCTGCGCAACAGACTCGTCCGCGGCCTCGGCGCGGCGACCGCCGCCGTCACCCTCGCCGGCGGGCTCACCGCCTGCGGCGGCGACGCGAAGGCCACCGGCACCGCGTCGGACAAGGTGACCGTCGGCGCCGTCGCCAACGGGGCCGCCCAGCAGGCGGAGCTGTCCGTCCCGGTCGTCGAATCCCTGCGCGCGCAGCTCCCCAAGGCCGTACGCGAACGCGGCGAGCTGGTCATCGGGGTCGGCGCCCTGCCCGCCGGATTCCCGCCCCTCGCCTACGTCGGCACCGACCAGAAGACCCTCACGGGCGCGGAGCCCGACCTCGGCCGCCTCGTCGCCGCGACCCTGGGGCTCAAGCCCGTGGTGAAGAACTCCACTTGGGAGAACCTCTTCGTCGGCATCGACAGCGGCAAGGTCGACGTGGCCTTCTCCAACGTCACGGTCACCGAGGAGCGCAAGAAGAAGTACGACTTCGCGTCCTACCGGCAGGACAACCTGGCCTTCGAGGCGCTGAAGGAGAACACCTGGAGCTTCGGCGGCGACTACCGCAACCTCGCGGGCCGGACGGTGGCGGTCAGCAAGGGCACCAACCAGGAGAAGATCCTCCTGGAGTGGCAGAAGAAGCTCCAGTCCGAGGGCAAGGACATCACGGTCAAGTACTTCCCGGACGCCAACAGCGTCTACCTGGCGCTGAGCGGCAAGAAGATCGACCTGAACTTCGGCCCGAACCCCTCGGTCTCGTACCACATCACCCAGACGGCGAGCGGCAACGCCCCGACGCGGAACGCCGGTTCGTTCTCCGGTGCCGGTGAGACCCTCCAGGGGCTGATCGCCGCGACGGCGAAGAAGGACAGCGGGCTGGCCGAGCCCGTGGCGCAGGCCATCAACCACCTGGTCAAGAACGGCCAGTACGCGCAGCTCCTCACCACCTGGAACCTCGCCAACGAGGCCGTGACCACCTCGGAGGTCAACCCGCCCGGGCTGCCCACCACCAACTCCTGAGTCCGCGGGCCGTCCCCGGCCCGGGCCGCCCCACGGAAGGATGGTTCCGCCCCCATGACTACCGTCACCCCCACCCCGGTGACCCCGCACGTCCTCGACAACCCGGCCTGGGCCTCGCTGTCCGGCGCGCACGCGGCCTTCGCCGAGCGGGCCGGCGGCCGGGCCGCCCCGTACGCCGCCCGCTACGCACCGGACGTCGCACCGTTCTCCGCGATCGCCGATCCGGCGGACCCGCGGTCCTGGGAGGCGCTGCGCTCCCTGACCGGCCCGGGTGGGGTCGTCTCCCTCGCCGGGGTGCTGACCCCGCCCGACGGCTGGGAGAGCGCCGGCTCGATCGAGGGGGTCCAGCTGGTCGACACCTCGCTGCGCGCCGAACCCGCTCCCGGTGCGGTGCGTCTCGGACCGGCCGACGTGCCGGAGATGCTGGACCTGATCGCGCTGACGAGGCCGGGCCCGTTCCTGCCGCGCACCGTCGAACTGGGCACCTACCTCGGCATCCGGCGCGGGGGCCGGCTGGTGGCGATGGCCGGGGAGCGGCTTCGCCCACCCGGCTGGACGGAGATCAGCGCGGTGTGCACCCATCCCGACCACCGCGGCGGCGGCCTTGCCACCCTGCTGGTGCGGGCCGTGGCCGCGGGCATCCGGGAGCGGGGGGACGTGCCGTTCCTGCACACGGCCGCGAGCAACACGCGTGCGGTCCGGCTCTACGAGTCGATCGGCTTCACCGTGCGCCGCAGGCCTTCCTTCATGGCCCTGCGGGCGCCGGGCGCCAACGAGGGGGGCCGGTCGTGAAGTTCCTGGCCATCACCCTGATCACGGACACCACGGACCCGGCGACGGGGGTCCCGACGCCCACGCGCGAGCGGTTCCGGCAGGTCGTCTCGGCCGCGCTGCTGGCGGAGGAGCTCGGCTTCGACGGTTTCGGCGTGGGCGAGCGCCACGAGCGGCCGTTCCTGTCGTCCTCGCCGCCCGTGGTGCTCGGCCACATCGCCGCCCTGACCCGCCGCATCCGGCTGTACACGGCCGTGACCACCCTGAGCCTGCTCGACCCGGTGCGGGCGTACGAGGACTACGCGACGCTCGACCACCTGAGCGACGGCCGGCTGGAGCTGATGATCGGCAAGGGGAACGGTACGGCCCAGCGCGAGCTGTTCGACGTGAGCCCCGAGGACCAGTGGGAGCGCAACTCCGAGGGATACGAGCTCTTCCGGCGGATCTGGCGGGAGGAGAAGGTGACGGCGCGGCCGCGCTTCCGGCCCGCGCTGGCCGGCGCCGAGGTGCTGCCCCGGCCGTACCAGCGCGATCTGCGGGTCTGGCACGGGAGTGCCACGAGCCGGGAGTCCGTCGATCTGGCGGCGCGCTACGGCGACCCGCTCTTCTCGGCGAACGTGACCCACCCGATCGGTCCGTACGCCGAGCTGATCCGCCACTACCGCGAACGCTGGGAGCACTACGGGCACGATCCGGCGCACGCGGTCGTGGGAGCGGGCACGGCGGGCTTCCACACCGCGCCCACCTCGCAGGGGGCGGTGGCCGCGTACCGGCCGGCGTTCGGGCGCTACCTCGCCCTCCACGAGGCGCAGGGACTGGAGCCGGTCTTCCCGACCCTGGAGGATTTCGTCGAGCGGAGTTCGGCCCTGATCGGCAGCCCGCAGCAGGTGATCGAGAAGGTGCACCGCTACCACGAGGAGTTCGGCCACACGGTCCTGCACCTCCAGGCCGAGCCCGGCGGGCTCACCGACGCCGACCACCGGGCTTCCCTCGAGCTGTTCCAGTCGCAGGTCGCACCGGTACTGCGCCGCTCCGTCCCGGATCCCGTCTTCCCCGCTCCGGCCGACCGGTGAGGAACCCGGCCCCCCGCACGGACCCCAGCGACGAAAGGGCGTGGACGCCTCGGGGTGGCAGTTCGCCGGCCACGCCTTCAGCCCCAAGGGCGTTCAGCTCGCCCGCCACCCACGGGCCGCCCTGACCTTCTACTGGCCGGAGCACGGCCGCCCGGCAGGCCTGCTCCGACTGGAGCTTCGTCGGCGACCGGTCATCGTGCGCACGACTCCGCCGTGATCGGCATGTGCAGCATCCCAAGAGCACATCGCCTCGCAGATGCGACCACTAGTGACACATTCATCTCTTGGATGATCCACCGTCTCCACACCGGCCCACTTGGCCGGTTTCCGTGTCCGAGACCAGTCGCGCCCTACGGCCGTCAGTTGGTTCACTGACTGCGGACACCCGCCCCCGGGGCTGCTTGCGGCTCTCGCTGCCGCAGGGGCGCGGTGAAGGAAGCCCCTGCTCGCCGATCGCGGTGTTCGACGAGCAGGGGCTCCGTCATGCCGCGCCGACCGCGTGAGCCCTGCGGGCGGAGCGGCCGCGCACCCGGGGCGATGTCCGGATCCCGTCCACACGGCGGACCGAGTGGATATGTATTTGCCAGCCTGGATGTATGTTACGCACGGCATTTGCGCACCATGGTCATTCTCAACCTCGCACCTGCGGGGCAGGCCGGCGGCGCGTCAGGAGGGTAAGTCCATGCCGTACAGCCACAATCCACGCGTACCGGCCGCCGTCGCCGCTTCCGTCCTCACGGGTCTGCTGCTGGCCGGGTGCGGACAGTCCGCCGACGCCAAGGGCGGCGCGGGCGCCCCCTCGGCCCCGGCGCCCTCGCCCGCCCCCACCGCCTCCCCGGCCCCCGCGCTGGCGCCGGGTGAGGTCCGTGTGGCGGGGCAGGTCGACAAGCCGTACACCCTGAAACTGGCCGACCTCCGCGTGCTGCCGCAGACCTCCGTCTCCGTCGAGTTCACCAGCACCAAGGGCCAGCAGAAGCACACGTACCAGGGTGTCCTCCTGCACGAGGTGCTCAAGAACGCGCAGCCCCGCTTCGACGAGTCGAAGAAGAACGGACAGCTGCGGGGCATCGTCGCCGCCACGGGTGGCGGCGACTACCGCGCCGTCCTCGCCTGGGCCGAGCTCGACCCTGCCTTCGCCAAGTCCCAGGTGCTCCTGGCGGTTTCCGAGGACGGCGTCCCCTTCGAGGACGCGTCGGGGCCGCGCCTGGTGGTGCCGCAGGACACCAAGGGCGGCCGCTACGTCTCCGAACTGAACCAGCTGTGGGTCGGTGTCGTCGATCCGGTGGTCGACGGTGAACGGCACTGACGCCGATCCGACCGGACGCCGGCTCCTCGGGCGCCGGGCCCTGCTCGGCGCCGGCGGACTCGGCGTCATCGGTGCCGGGGTCGGCGCCGGGGCAGCGGTCCTGGCCACCGCGCCCACGGACGCCACCCGGCCGGCCCGGTCCCGGAGCATCCCGTTCCACGGGACGCACCAGGCCGGGATCCTCGACCCCCGTCAAGTCCATGCCCGGCTCGCCGCCTTCGACTTCGGAGCACGGACCGACCGCGGCCGGGCCGCCGCCCTCCTGCTGCGGTGGAGCTCCGCGGCCGAGCGGCTGACGCGCGGGGAGCCGGTCGGGGAGGAGCTCTCCCCGCCCGGCTCCCGCGCCACCGACACCGGCCCGGCACTCGGCTCCGGTCCCGCCTCGCTCACCCTGACCTTCGGACTCGGCCCGACCTTCTTCGACCGGGTCGGCATGGCCGCGGCCCGGCCCGGGGCCCTCGCGCAGCTGCCGGACTTCCCGGACGACGAGCTCGACCCCGCACGCGGCGGCGGCGACCTGTTCGTGCAGATCGCCGCCGACGACCCGCTCGTCACGGTCCACGCCCTGCGCACCCTCCAGCGGCTGGCGCAGGGCGAGGCCAAGGTCCGCTGGACGATGGCGGGTTTCACCAGCTCACCCGAAGGCACACCGGCCGGGGGAACGCACCGGAACCTCATGGGGCACCTCGACGGAACCGCCAATCCCGACCCGGCGGACCCCGACCGGCTCGCGCGGATCGTCGTGTCGGACCCGGCGGCCCCCGCCTGGCTGACCGGCGGCTCGTAC carries:
- a CDS encoding amino acid ABC transporter ATP-binding protein, producing the protein MTGTTDAVRTAAAPPAAIEVHGVHKWYGGRAVLAGVSLTVAPGTVTVILGRSGSGKSTLLRVLNHLEKPESGHVSVGGELIGVQRHGGRLKELGERAILAQRGRIGFVFQNFNLFPHLTVLDNVAAAPVATGRLPRPQAQALARELLQRVGLGDRTGAYPRQLSGGQQQRVAIARALALRPGVILFDEPTSALDPELVGEVLSVIKDLATGGTTLVIVTHEIGFAREVADEVVFLHEGRIVEQGPPGQVLDHPAHPRTREFLSKVL
- a CDS encoding transporter substrate-binding domain-containing protein → MQRQSTLRNRLVRGLGAATAAVTLAGGLTACGGDAKATGTASDKVTVGAVANGAAQQAELSVPVVESLRAQLPKAVRERGELVIGVGALPAGFPPLAYVGTDQKTLTGAEPDLGRLVAATLGLKPVVKNSTWENLFVGIDSGKVDVAFSNVTVTEERKKKYDFASYRQDNLAFEALKENTWSFGGDYRNLAGRTVAVSKGTNQEKILLEWQKKLQSEGKDITVKYFPDANSVYLALSGKKIDLNFGPNPSVSYHITQTASGNAPTRNAGSFSGAGETLQGLIAATAKKDSGLAEPVAQAINHLVKNGQYAQLLTTWNLANEAVTTSEVNPPGLPTTNS
- the efeB gene encoding iron uptake transporter deferrochelatase/peroxidase subunit, translating into MNGTDADPTGRRLLGRRALLGAGGLGVIGAGVGAGAAVLATAPTDATRPARSRSIPFHGTHQAGILDPRQVHARLAAFDFGARTDRGRAAALLLRWSSAAERLTRGEPVGEELSPPGSRATDTGPALGSGPASLTLTFGLGPTFFDRVGMAAARPGALAQLPDFPDDELDPARGGGDLFVQIAADDPLVTVHALRTLQRLAQGEAKVRWTMAGFTSSPEGTPAGGTHRNLMGHLDGTANPDPADPDRLARIVVSDPAAPAWLTGGSYLVVRRIRMLLDHWDTLPPAHRDQAVGRRASDGAPLSGGAEHTPADLAASRPDGVPVIATNAHIRLAAPATTGGATMLRRGWSYHDGLRPDGTPDAGMLFLAWQADPRTGFVPVQHRLARGDALARYTVHEASALFVAPGGAAPGQYVGQALMEG
- a CDS encoding GNAT family N-acetyltransferase, yielding MTTVTPTPVTPHVLDNPAWASLSGAHAAFAERAGGRAAPYAARYAPDVAPFSAIADPADPRSWEALRSLTGPGGVVSLAGVLTPPDGWESAGSIEGVQLVDTSLRAEPAPGAVRLGPADVPEMLDLIALTRPGPFLPRTVELGTYLGIRRGGRLVAMAGERLRPPGWTEISAVCTHPDHRGGGLATLLVRAVAAGIRERGDVPFLHTAASNTRAVRLYESIGFTVRRRPSFMALRAPGANEGGRS
- a CDS encoding molybdopterin-dependent oxidoreductase, which produces MPYSHNPRVPAAVAASVLTGLLLAGCGQSADAKGGAGAPSAPAPSPAPTASPAPALAPGEVRVAGQVDKPYTLKLADLRVLPQTSVSVEFTSTKGQQKHTYQGVLLHEVLKNAQPRFDESKKNGQLRGIVAATGGGDYRAVLAWAELDPAFAKSQVLLAVSEDGVPFEDASGPRLVVPQDTKGGRYVSELNQLWVGVVDPVVDGERH
- a CDS encoding LLM class flavin-dependent oxidoreductase, with the translated sequence MKFLAITLITDTTDPATGVPTPTRERFRQVVSAALLAEELGFDGFGVGERHERPFLSSSPPVVLGHIAALTRRIRLYTAVTTLSLLDPVRAYEDYATLDHLSDGRLELMIGKGNGTAQRELFDVSPEDQWERNSEGYELFRRIWREEKVTARPRFRPALAGAEVLPRPYQRDLRVWHGSATSRESVDLAARYGDPLFSANVTHPIGPYAELIRHYRERWEHYGHDPAHAVVGAGTAGFHTAPTSQGAVAAYRPAFGRYLALHEAQGLEPVFPTLEDFVERSSALIGSPQQVIEKVHRYHEEFGHTVLHLQAEPGGLTDADHRASLELFQSQVAPVLRRSVPDPVFPAPADR